In the Aromatoleum bremense genome, one interval contains:
- the pyk gene encoding pyruvate kinase has translation MPRHTKIVATLGPASSDPQVLERMVHAGVDVVRMNFSHGKAEDHVARAEAIREAASLAGRPVGILADLQGPKIRVGKFAEGQVELQRDAGFILDARCELGNAERVGLDYKDLPKDVKAGDVLLLDDGRLKLTVARVIGHEIHTVVKVGGTLSNNKGINRQGGGLTAPALTAKDMDDIKTAAKIGVDFVAVSFPKSAADMYMARQLMRASGVDALLIAKIERTEAVANLDEILDASDGIMVARGDLAVEVGDAAVPALQKKMIRAARDRNKLTITATQMMESMITSPVPTRAEVSDVANAVLDGTDAVMLSAETASGRFPVEVVEAMSRVCLEAEKSSDVALDRDVLNRVFTRIDQSIAMAAIWTAWHLKVKAIASLTQTGSTALWMSRLNSGVPIYALTPEASARNQMTLYREVFPLLMSQTHQDRDVLLWEAEQILIDQGVVERGDLIVLTIGEPIGASGGTNTLKIVRVGEHLPPHVSDL, from the coding sequence ATGCCACGCCACACCAAGATCGTCGCCACCCTCGGCCCCGCCTCGTCCGACCCGCAGGTGCTCGAACGAATGGTTCACGCCGGCGTCGACGTCGTGCGGATGAATTTCTCGCACGGCAAGGCGGAGGATCACGTCGCGCGGGCCGAGGCGATCCGCGAAGCGGCATCGCTGGCGGGCCGGCCGGTCGGCATTCTCGCCGATCTGCAGGGACCCAAGATCCGTGTCGGCAAGTTCGCCGAAGGGCAGGTCGAACTGCAGCGGGATGCCGGATTCATCCTCGATGCGCGCTGCGAGCTCGGCAACGCGGAGCGGGTCGGACTGGACTACAAGGACCTGCCGAAGGACGTCAAGGCCGGCGACGTGCTGCTGCTCGACGACGGGCGGCTGAAGCTGACGGTCGCGCGCGTCATCGGCCACGAGATCCATACCGTCGTCAAGGTCGGCGGCACGCTGTCGAACAACAAGGGCATCAACCGCCAGGGCGGCGGCCTGACTGCGCCGGCGCTGACCGCAAAGGACATGGACGACATCAAGACGGCGGCGAAGATCGGCGTCGATTTCGTCGCGGTGTCGTTCCCGAAGAGCGCGGCCGACATGTACATGGCGCGCCAGCTGATGCGCGCGTCGGGCGTCGATGCGCTGCTGATCGCGAAGATCGAGCGCACCGAAGCGGTCGCGAACCTCGATGAAATCCTCGACGCTTCCGACGGCATCATGGTCGCGCGCGGCGATCTGGCCGTCGAGGTCGGCGACGCCGCGGTGCCGGCGCTGCAGAAGAAGATGATCCGCGCCGCGCGCGACCGCAACAAGCTGACGATCACCGCGACGCAGATGATGGAGTCGATGATCACCAGCCCGGTGCCCACGCGCGCCGAAGTCTCCGACGTCGCCAACGCGGTGCTCGACGGCACCGACGCGGTGATGCTGTCGGCCGAAACCGCCTCCGGCAGGTTCCCCGTCGAGGTCGTCGAGGCGATGAGCCGCGTGTGCCTCGAAGCCGAGAAGTCCTCCGACGTGGCGCTCGACCGCGACGTGCTCAACCGTGTCTTCACGCGCATCGACCAGTCGATCGCGATGGCGGCGATCTGGACGGCGTGGCACCTCAAGGTCAAGGCGATCGCGTCGCTGACGCAGACCGGCTCGACCGCACTGTGGATGAGCCGCCTCAACAGCGGTGTGCCGATCTACGCGCTGACTCCCGAAGCGAGCGCGCGCAACCAGATGACGCTGTACCGCGAAGTCTTCCCGCTGCTGATGTCGCAGACCCACCAGGATCGCGACGTGTTGCTGTGGGAGGCCGAGCAGATCCTGATCGACCAGGGCGTCGTCGAGCGCGGCGACCTGATCGTGCTGACGATCGGCGAGCCGATCGGCGCGTCCGGCGGCACCAACACGCTGAAGATCGTGCGCGTCGGCGAACATCTGCCGCCGCACGTCAGCGATCTGTAG
- a CDS encoding TIGR04283 family arsenosugar biosynthesis glycosyltransferase — protein MKLSIVIPVLNEAGNLPGLLARLAPLRARGTEIIVVDGGSSDGSAGIAECAGVVTLCSPTGRACQMNAGADRATGDALLFLHADTTLPPSADRIVAAALQGSRAWGRFDVRIDGRSPMLRVVAAMMNLRSRLTGIATGDQAIFVTRQAFDAVGRFAQLPLMEDIELSRRLKTISPPACVRQRVHTSGRRWETRGVWRTILLMWRLRWAWWRGVPAERLAERYR, from the coding sequence ATGAAGCTGTCGATCGTCATCCCGGTCCTGAACGAGGCCGGCAACCTGCCCGGGCTGCTCGCGCGGCTCGCCCCGCTGCGCGCGCGCGGCACCGAGATCATCGTCGTCGACGGCGGCAGCAGCGACGGCTCGGCCGGGATCGCCGAATGCGCCGGCGTCGTGACCCTCTGCAGCCCCACCGGCCGGGCGTGCCAGATGAACGCCGGCGCCGACCGCGCGACGGGCGACGCGCTGTTGTTCCTCCATGCCGACACGACGCTGCCGCCGTCCGCCGACCGCATCGTCGCTGCGGCGCTGCAGGGCAGCCGCGCCTGGGGCCGTTTCGACGTCCGCATCGACGGCCGCAGCCCGATGCTGCGCGTCGTCGCGGCGATGATGAACCTGCGTTCGCGGCTCACCGGCATCGCCACCGGCGACCAGGCGATCTTCGTCACGCGCCAGGCTTTCGATGCCGTCGGCCGCTTTGCGCAGTTGCCGCTGATGGAAGACATCGAACTATCCCGGCGCCTGAAGACGATCTCCCCGCCGGCGTGCGTGCGGCAGCGCGTGCACACCTCCGGACGGCGCTGGGAGACGCGCGGCGTGTGGCGGACGATCCTGCTGATGTGGCGGCTGCGCTGGGCGTGGTGGCGGGGTGTGCCGGCAGAGCGGCTCGCCGAGCGGTACCGCTGA
- a CDS encoding putative bifunctional diguanylate cyclase/phosphodiesterase, with protein sequence MISIKTIRGLLLIAAVVFSTALVAMTHYAVSGVVERAVREEAMHGADTFAEMTSQSMFEVMVACAPVVPVAIIAALLMVMYIRRRIDRAIRGFAHDIRSVNKLSDLRQLAQTSLDFGFTEFSPIADEVRQLTERVRSIAVDKEMLEFEIRLLEKFILTSDVVKDWREYVNRLLIDIDDVMPAYALFSIFKIGDDIFDLEVFWRYAPSSESRRLFEETVKESLSRNPYFTGGYAVNIEHNVADGSRQIPDLMHGDLEVQTKSLLLDAPKIGGIVGIGMQAQASPEATRWLVVESILSTLLNVVGSVKAIDKYTKDLEYYATRDPLTNLYNQRVFWELLDSEAVRSGRHGHKFGLAVLDADNFKSVNDTYGHSFGDVLLQEVATTIRGAMREDDLLARYGGDEFVAILPETGLTGTIEATRRMMDAVAGLSIETPDGARVGSSLSIGMAVYPDHAVETRDLFLFADSMMYRAKAEGKGRVAIPTEHDVVEVFRSLSEKSILILAAVEARGVIPYYQPIIDPRTGKVEALEVLARIRLEDGTMLVADAFVGIAEKMGLMHKLDYILMERALEAAVAANYQGLLFLNMSPRALVLNDFIPETRRIAGSSGFEPSRIVFEITERETIKNMVLLERFINTLRAEGFRLAIDDFGSGFSSFHYVKRFPIDFLKIDGDFILGMGHNDRDRALVRSIVALSRELGIRTVAEYVEDGEVLAGVIGQSIDLAQGYHIRRPTASIAEALDVRLH encoded by the coding sequence ATGATTTCGATCAAGACCATCCGCGGACTCCTACTGATCGCGGCAGTAGTGTTCTCCACCGCACTCGTCGCAATGACGCATTACGCGGTTTCCGGCGTCGTCGAACGCGCAGTGCGCGAAGAAGCGATGCACGGCGCCGACACGTTCGCCGAGATGACTTCCCAGTCGATGTTCGAAGTGATGGTTGCCTGCGCGCCGGTGGTCCCCGTCGCGATCATCGCGGCATTGCTGATGGTGATGTACATCCGCCGGCGGATCGACCGCGCGATCCGCGGCTTTGCGCACGACATCCGCTCGGTGAACAAACTTTCCGACCTGCGCCAGCTCGCGCAGACCAGCCTCGATTTCGGCTTCACCGAGTTCAGCCCGATCGCCGACGAGGTCAGGCAGCTGACCGAGCGCGTGCGCTCGATCGCCGTCGACAAGGAGATGCTCGAATTCGAGATCCGGCTGCTCGAAAAATTCATCCTGACCTCCGACGTCGTCAAGGACTGGCGCGAATACGTCAACCGTCTGCTGATCGACATCGACGACGTGATGCCGGCCTACGCGCTGTTCTCGATCTTCAAGATCGGCGACGACATCTTCGACCTCGAGGTGTTCTGGCGCTACGCGCCGTCGAGCGAGAGCAGGCGGCTGTTCGAGGAAACGGTCAAGGAATCGCTGAGCCGCAATCCGTACTTCACCGGCGGCTATGCGGTCAACATCGAACACAACGTCGCCGACGGCTCGCGCCAGATTCCCGACCTGATGCACGGCGACCTCGAGGTGCAGACGAAATCGCTGCTGCTCGATGCGCCGAAGATCGGCGGCATCGTCGGCATCGGCATGCAGGCGCAGGCGAGCCCCGAGGCGACGCGCTGGCTGGTCGTCGAGAGCATCCTGTCCACGCTCCTGAACGTCGTCGGTTCGGTCAAGGCGATCGACAAATACACCAAGGATCTGGAGTATTACGCGACGCGCGACCCGCTGACGAACCTCTATAACCAGCGCGTGTTCTGGGAGCTGCTCGACAGCGAGGCGGTCCGTTCCGGGCGGCACGGGCACAAGTTCGGCCTCGCTGTCCTCGACGCCGACAACTTCAAGTCCGTCAACGACACCTACGGGCACAGCTTCGGCGACGTGCTGCTGCAGGAAGTCGCAACGACGATTCGCGGGGCGATGCGTGAGGACGACCTGCTCGCACGTTACGGCGGCGACGAGTTCGTCGCGATCCTGCCCGAAACCGGCCTCACCGGTACGATCGAGGCCACGCGGCGGATGATGGACGCGGTCGCCGGCCTGTCGATCGAGACCCCGGACGGGGCCCGCGTCGGCAGTTCGCTGTCGATCGGCATGGCGGTGTATCCGGACCACGCGGTCGAGACCAGGGATCTGTTCCTGTTCGCCGACAGCATGATGTACCGGGCGAAGGCCGAAGGTAAGGGCCGCGTCGCGATTCCGACCGAGCACGACGTCGTCGAAGTGTTCCGCTCGCTGTCCGAGAAAAGCATCCTGATCCTCGCCGCCGTCGAGGCACGCGGCGTGATCCCGTACTACCAGCCGATCATCGATCCGCGCACCGGCAAGGTCGAGGCGCTCGAAGTGCTCGCGCGCATCCGCCTCGAGGACGGCACGATGCTCGTCGCCGACGCTTTCGTCGGGATCGCGGAAAAGATGGGGCTGATGCACAAGCTCGACTACATCCTGATGGAACGGGCCCTCGAGGCCGCCGTTGCCGCAAACTACCAGGGCCTGCTGTTCCTGAACATGTCGCCGCGCGCACTGGTGCTCAATGATTTCATCCCGGAAACCCGGCGCATCGCCGGCTCATCGGGGTTCGAGCCGTCGCGTATCGTGTTCGAGATCACCGAGCGCGAAACGATCAAGAACATGGTGCTGCTCGAACGCTTCATCAATACGCTGCGCGCCGAAGGCTTCCGGCTGGCGATCGACGACTTCGGCTCGGGCTTCTCGTCGTTCCACTATGTCAAACGCTTCCCGATCGATTTCCTGAAGATCGACGGCGACTTCATCCTCGGCATGGGACACAACGACAGGGACCGTGCGCTGGTGCGCAGCATCGTCGCGCTGAGTCGCGAACTGGGCATCCGCACCGTCGCCGAATACGTCGAGGACGGCGAGGTGCTGGCCGGCGTCATCGGGCAGTCGATCGATCTCGCGCAGGGCTACCACATCCGCCGCCCCACGGCATCGATCGCCGAAGCGCTCGACGTGCGACTGCATTGA
- the fba gene encoding class II fructose-bisphosphate aldolase (catalyzes the reversible aldol condensation of dihydroxyacetonephosphate and glyceraldehyde 3-phosphate in the Calvin cycle, glycolysis, and/or gluconeogenesis), whose protein sequence is MPLVSMRQLLDHAAENGYGLPAFNVNNLEQVQAIMEAAAEADSPAIMQASAGARKYAGEPFLRHLIDAAIEAYPQIPVVMHQDHGQSAAICMAAIRSGFSSVMMDGSLLEDGKTPSSYDYNVAVSREVVKFSHAIGITVEAELGCLGSLETGQAGEEDGLGAEGTLDHSMLLTDPDQAADFVKQTDCDALAIAIGTSHGAYKFSRKPTGDILAIERVKAIHARIPNTHLVMHGSSSVPQELLEIIRQYGGDMKETYGVPVEEIQTAIRFGVRKINIDTDIRLAMTGAVRKFMAENPSKFDPREFLKPAREAAKLVCKARFEAFGCAGQASRIKPMPLEKIAARYKSGELTQVVR, encoded by the coding sequence ATGCCCCTCGTTTCCATGCGCCAGCTGCTCGATCACGCCGCCGAGAACGGCTACGGCCTGCCGGCGTTCAACGTCAATAACCTGGAACAGGTCCAGGCGATCATGGAAGCGGCCGCCGAGGCCGACAGCCCGGCCATCATGCAGGCCTCGGCCGGCGCACGGAAATACGCCGGTGAGCCGTTCCTGCGCCACCTCATCGACGCGGCGATCGAAGCCTACCCGCAGATCCCGGTCGTCATGCACCAGGACCACGGCCAGTCGGCGGCGATCTGCATGGCCGCGATCCGCTCGGGCTTCTCGAGCGTGATGATGGACGGCTCGCTGCTCGAAGACGGCAAGACCCCGTCGTCGTACGACTACAACGTCGCGGTGAGCCGCGAGGTGGTCAAGTTTTCCCATGCGATCGGCATCACCGTCGAAGCCGAGCTCGGCTGCCTCGGCTCGCTCGAGACCGGCCAGGCCGGCGAGGAAGACGGGCTCGGCGCCGAAGGTACGCTCGACCATTCGATGCTGCTGACCGACCCCGACCAGGCCGCCGACTTCGTCAAGCAGACCGACTGCGACGCGCTCGCGATCGCGATCGGCACCAGCCACGGCGCATACAAGTTCAGCCGCAAGCCGACCGGCGACATCCTCGCGATCGAACGCGTCAAGGCGATCCATGCGCGCATCCCGAACACGCACCTGGTCATGCACGGCTCGTCGAGCGTGCCGCAGGAACTCCTCGAGATCATCCGGCAGTACGGCGGCGACATGAAGGAGACATACGGCGTACCGGTCGAGGAGATCCAGACAGCGATCCGGTTCGGCGTGCGCAAGATCAACATCGACACCGACATCCGTCTCGCGATGACCGGCGCGGTGCGCAAATTCATGGCCGAGAATCCGTCGAAATTCGACCCTCGCGAGTTCCTCAAGCCGGCGCGCGAAGCGGCCAAGCTGGTCTGCAAGGCGCGCTTCGAAGCGTTCGGCTGCGCCGGCCAGGCGAGCCGCATCAAGCCGATGCCGCTGGAAAAAATCGCTGCCCGTTACAAGAGCGGTGAATTGACCCAGGTCGTGCGCTGA
- a CDS encoding DUF3047 domain-containing protein, with translation MKRVLRFRRRVAHRAGMIVAACLLAFAAAIFPSPVLAQTPAPAPFSAAEPGTAPPAPWRHQPLPRVERQNRFDLVEDDGRTVLRVRSDAAASTLAQPLDVDPAETPVLEWRWKVSRPVAGSDFSHKGGDDYAGRVYVLFDYPVERLSLADRARITLGRALYGAELPAAALAYVWGTAQPPGAIGPNPYTDRVRMVVVDSGAAHAGQWVSVRRNVAADFRAAFGEAAPRIVGIAVSADTDNTGERVTTLFGDLRFVAER, from the coding sequence ATGAAAAGAGTTTTGCGATTTCGCCGCCGCGTCGCGCACCGCGCGGGGATGATCGTAGCAGCGTGTTTGCTGGCGTTTGCCGCGGCAATCTTCCCGTCGCCGGTTCTGGCGCAGACGCCGGCGCCGGCGCCGTTCTCGGCGGCCGAACCCGGCACGGCGCCGCCCGCTCCATGGCGACACCAGCCGCTGCCGCGAGTCGAACGGCAGAACCGTTTCGACCTCGTCGAGGACGACGGCCGGACGGTCTTGCGGGTCCGCTCGGACGCCGCCGCGTCGACGCTTGCCCAGCCGCTCGACGTCGACCCGGCGGAAACGCCGGTGCTGGAATGGCGCTGGAAAGTTTCCCGCCCGGTGGCCGGTTCGGACTTCAGCCACAAGGGCGGCGACGACTACGCCGGCAGGGTGTATGTGCTGTTCGACTATCCGGTCGAACGGCTGTCGCTCGCCGACCGGGCCAGGATCACGCTCGGGCGCGCCCTGTACGGAGCCGAACTGCCCGCGGCCGCGCTCGCGTACGTATGGGGCACGGCGCAGCCGCCGGGCGCGATCGGACCGAACCCTTATACCGACCGCGTCAGGATGGTCGTCGTCGATAGCGGCGCAGCGCACGCCGGGCAGTGGGTAAGCGTGCGTCGCAACGTCGCCGCCGATTTTCGCGCGGCCTTCGGCGAAGCCGCGCCGCGCATCGTCGGCATCGCCGTCAGCGCCGATACCGACAACACCGGCGAGCGGGTGACGACGCTGTTCGGCGACCTGCGCTTCGTCGCCGAGCGATGA
- a CDS encoding RNA-guided endonuclease InsQ/TnpB family protein — translation MVSAWRLLLFDVCRFVFNKALALQKVHYESGEKKLGYSGLCKLLTEWRNGPETPWLADAPSHPLQQALKDLERAYANFFAKRADFPCFKKKGQSDSFRYPDPKQIKLDQGNSRLFLPKLGWLRYRNSRNVLGELRNVTVSQSGNKWFVSIQTQREVEQPLSATTTSIGIDVGIARFATLSDASFIAPLNSFKKHQQRLARYQRRMNRKVKFSNNWKKAKARVQKIHTGIANARRDFLHKATTTISQNHALVCIEDLQVRNMSRSSRGNSEQHGKRVSQKAGLNRAILDQGWGEFRRQLDYKLAWSGGYLVAVPPQNTSRTCPCCGQVSADNRQTQAKFLCVDCGYENHADVVGAINVLERGYRLLACGESAQSGCSMKQEPTEATTQPIA, via the coding sequence TTGGTTTCAGCGTGGCGTCTGCTGCTGTTCGATGTATGCCGCTTCGTGTTCAACAAGGCGCTGGCGTTGCAGAAGGTGCATTACGAGTCGGGTGAGAAAAAACTCGGCTACTCGGGACTGTGCAAGCTGCTCACCGAATGGCGCAATGGCCCGGAAACACCGTGGCTGGCCGATGCGCCGTCGCACCCGCTGCAACAAGCGCTCAAGGATCTGGAGCGCGCCTACGCCAACTTTTTCGCCAAGCGGGCCGACTTCCCATGCTTCAAGAAGAAAGGGCAATCGGACAGCTTTCGCTATCCCGACCCGAAACAGATCAAGCTCGATCAGGGCAACAGCCGACTCTTCCTGCCGAAACTCGGCTGGCTGCGCTACCGCAACAGCCGGAACGTGCTCGGCGAACTGCGCAACGTCACCGTCAGCCAGTCGGGCAACAAGTGGTTCGTGTCGATTCAGACGCAACGCGAAGTGGAGCAGCCCCTGTCGGCAACGACTACCTCAATCGGCATCGATGTCGGCATTGCCCGCTTTGCCACCCTGAGCGACGCGAGCTTCATCGCACCTCTCAACAGCTTCAAGAAACATCAGCAGCGCCTTGCGCGCTACCAGCGCCGCATGAACCGCAAGGTCAAGTTCAGCAATAACTGGAAGAAGGCCAAAGCCCGCGTCCAGAAGATTCACACCGGCATCGCCAACGCCCGTCGCGATTTCCTGCACAAAGCCACAACAACGATCAGCCAAAACCACGCGCTCGTTTGCATTGAGGATTTGCAGGTACGGAACATGTCCAGGTCTTCCAGGGGCAATAGCGAACAGCACGGCAAGAGGGTCAGCCAGAAGGCCGGCCTGAACCGCGCCATTCTCGATCAGGGATGGGGTGAATTCAGGCGACAACTGGATTACAAGCTGGCGTGGAGCGGCGGCTATCTCGTCGCCGTGCCGCCGCAGAACACGTCGCGCACCTGTCCGTGCTGCGGGCAGGTGTCAGCGGACAACCGACAGACACAGGCGAAATTCCTGTGCGTCGATTGTGGCTACGAAAATCACGCCGATGTGGTCGGCGCGATCAATGTTTTAGAGCGGGGATACCGCTTGTTAGCCTGTGGAGAGTCGGCGCAGTCAGGCTGCTCGATGAAGCAGGAACCCACCGAAGCGACTACGCAGCCTATCGCGTAG
- a CDS encoding peptidoglycan-binding protein, with translation MMKSQLKALACAGFATTLAGCLGSMPVQSGNVGAKTVATGAAGGASAENASGQLERCDRPFGTIAVVEDQNASWYHILSGQYRLTSTVPVLRLLMQQSNCFIVVDRGRAMGNMQQERALQQTGELRAGSNFGKGQMVSADYSMTPEVLFSERGTGGLGAIAGAVGGSIAGALVGSMKTNEAATLLTLVDNRSGVQVGVAEGSAKNTDFGLGGLIGGGGAGAGLGGYTNTPQGKVIAGAFMDSYNQLVRAMRNYQGQTMGDRGLGTGGRLAVDGAAQPAGYSGGKMGLREAQAKLNQLGFDTGAPDGKMGAKTQSALREYQAERNIPLTGRLDAATQAELLK, from the coding sequence ATGATGAAGTCACAGCTCAAAGCGCTCGCCTGTGCGGGCTTCGCGACCACCCTCGCCGGCTGTCTCGGGTCGATGCCGGTGCAGTCCGGCAACGTCGGCGCAAAGACCGTCGCGACCGGCGCCGCCGGCGGCGCCAGTGCCGAGAACGCCAGCGGCCAGCTCGAGCGCTGCGATCGCCCCTTCGGCACAATCGCGGTCGTCGAAGACCAGAACGCGTCGTGGTACCACATCCTGTCCGGCCAGTACCGGCTCACCTCCACCGTGCCGGTGCTGCGCCTCCTGATGCAGCAATCCAACTGCTTCATCGTCGTCGATCGCGGCCGTGCAATGGGCAACATGCAGCAGGAACGCGCGCTGCAGCAGACCGGCGAACTGCGCGCCGGCAGCAACTTCGGCAAGGGCCAGATGGTCAGCGCCGATTATTCGATGACACCGGAAGTGCTGTTCAGCGAGCGCGGCACCGGCGGGCTCGGGGCAATCGCTGGCGCGGTCGGCGGCAGCATCGCCGGAGCCCTCGTCGGCAGCATGAAGACGAACGAGGCGGCGACGCTCTTGACCCTCGTCGACAACCGCTCGGGCGTGCAGGTCGGGGTTGCGGAGGGCAGCGCGAAGAACACCGACTTCGGCCTCGGCGGGCTGATCGGCGGCGGCGGTGCGGGCGCCGGACTCGGCGGCTACACCAACACGCCGCAAGGCAAGGTCATCGCCGGGGCGTTCATGGATTCGTACAACCAGCTCGTGCGTGCGATGCGCAACTACCAGGGCCAGACGATGGGCGATCGCGGCCTCGGCACCGGCGGCCGGCTCGCGGTCGACGGCGCGGCGCAGCCCGCCGGCTATTCCGGCGGCAAGATGGGCCTGCGCGAGGCCCAGGCGAAGCTCAACCAGCTCGGGTTCGACACCGGCGCGCCGGACGGCAAGATGGGCGCGAAGACGCAAAGCGCGCTGCGCGAATACCAGGCCGAGCGCAACATCCCGCTTACCGGCCGGCTCGACGCGGCGACCCAGGCCGAACTGCTGAAATAG
- a CDS encoding TIGR04282 family arsenosugar biosynthesis glycosyltransferase — protein MPAEAATAKPVRILVFAKAPRPGFAKTRLIPALGAAGAAALARRMLDDTLAAAVAAAVGPVELVATPPICTRAWSDVALPAGIAVTDQGEGDLGRRMARAVRRTAERGEAALLIGTDCVDLSPAVLRAAAAALRTHDAVIHPSTDGGYVLLGLARFSPQLFSDIAWSTETVAAVTITRLCALGWSLHVGKAMHDIDVADDLRHVPAGRADGDGPARQ, from the coding sequence ATGCCCGCCGAAGCCGCGACGGCGAAGCCCGTGCGCATCCTCGTCTTCGCCAAGGCGCCCCGGCCCGGCTTCGCCAAGACGCGGCTGATCCCCGCGCTCGGTGCCGCCGGCGCTGCGGCGCTCGCACGCCGCATGCTGGACGACACGCTCGCGGCCGCCGTCGCCGCCGCGGTCGGGCCGGTCGAACTCGTTGCGACCCCGCCCATCTGCACACGCGCCTGGAGCGATGTCGCGTTGCCCGCCGGAATCGCCGTCACCGACCAGGGCGAGGGAGACCTCGGCCGGCGCATGGCCCGTGCGGTGCGGCGTACGGCCGAACGGGGTGAAGCGGCGCTGCTGATCGGCACCGATTGCGTCGACCTGAGCCCCGCGGTGCTGCGTGCCGCGGCGGCAGCCCTGCGGACGCACGACGCCGTGATCCACCCGAGCACCGACGGCGGCTACGTGCTGCTCGGCCTGGCGCGTTTCAGCCCGCAGCTGTTCAGCGACATCGCGTGGAGCACCGAAACGGTCGCCGCAGTCACGATCACCCGCCTCTGCGCGCTCGGCTGGTCGCTGCACGTGGGCAAGGCGATGCATGACATTGACGTTGCCGACGACCTGCGGCATGTGCCTGCGGGCCGGGCGGACGGAGACGGGCCGGCAAGGCAATAA